The genomic DNA AATGCATTAGCAACCAGTTGCATCCCAGTTGAAATTGGCGTCGTCCGTGAAATGCCGACCGCCTTCATTGACGTAAATTGTTGACCTTGACCAATACTCCAAAACAACCCGGAAACGATCCCAATCAACCAAATTTTGCTTGTTAAGGTTGGTTGTTCGACCGCCCATAATGCTAAGCCAAATACTAAGGCCCCCATGGTCATCCCAAGGGTCTGTTGCCGAGCGGTACCGCCCATTCGGCCACTAATTAAGCCGATACTGCCCCACGCAATCGCAGGAATCAGTGCAATTAGAATTCCCATTACTAATAATCCTCATTTCTATGTTTTCTCTCTTGCCTAACGACAAAGAAACATTTTACCAGTTAAGTAACCGTTTTACCAGTCACAATCAGGGATTCAAGGCCAAATATAATTATTTTTATATTTTCATGAATTCGTTTTCTTAGTGATAGGGACCGTTTTCAATTAATGAAAACGGTCCCCGAAATACCCATTAAAATTTTTTTATTTGCCGCTCAAATTATGACGTTATCGACTATTTGTCGAGCGTTAAAACCAGTACCTTCAAATAATTACTTGCTAAATATGCCTTGCGTGTAACAAAATCAGCTGGCAACCGGAACGTCTCACTAAGCGTGAAGTGTCGATCACTACCAACAAAGGCCGCCGTCACCGCAGCCTTAAACTTCTTCATAGAGAAATTATTGGCAGTAGTTGCAATTACTAATTGACCATCTCGCCGAACAACTGGCAAAGTTGCCGTTAATAAGTCCGTCAGATCGGTGGCAACTTGGAACTTTTGCTTCTTGACCCGAGCAAAGGTCGGTGCTGTTACAACCACAACGTCATAACTTAACCGGTGCTTTTGCGCATAGTCTAAGTAACTATTCACTTCGATTGCCCGGATTTCCTGCTTATCAGGATCAATGTTATTGACTGCCAGTTGATCAGCAGTTTCTTTGGCGCCTTTTTTACTCGTTTCAATGGAAATTGTCTTGGCTGCGCCAGCAACTGCTGCAGCTGCCGTTACCCCATTTTCTTGACTAAACAAGTTCAGAACCGTCTTACCTTGTAATTCAGCACCTGCCAACCATTCCCGAATGGGCCGCATATCTAATAACAGCCCAGTCGTTAAGTCATCGGCAAGGTGTAATGGGTACGTCACTGCACCTTCTGTCACTAACAACGGTTCTGGCGCCGCCGCCCCCGTTACCAATTGACTCTTCAAGTTAGCTTCTTCAACGTTAAAGCGTAACTTAGCGTAGATTCCCTTAAATTGATGATCCGTAGCCGCTTCAAAAGCTGCGTAAAGCATTTCGCGTTGTTGATAAACACCTTCTGCATACCAAGTAAACACATAATAATCTTGATAACGATCAATGGCTAAACCACCTAAACCGTCGCCATCCGCATTGAAAACCCGTTGTGGCAACTGTGGATCCATGCTTGTTGCCCGCCGCACCAACGCCTGTTTGAATAACTTGCGGAAATAGTCGGTCGTCGGCGTCTCACTTTCATCCAAGCTAAGCACCCAACCTAATTGTCGGCGATGCTTAGCAATCAGCGCGTAGCCCATAAATTGTGAACTCGCCATTAATGCCACGAAGGAGCCATCGGTTAGTTTCATACTTGGATCTTTTAAATCGTCCTGTACGAGTAAGGGATAGCCATCCTTGACCTTACGTTGAGAATTACCCGTAATTTGTACTCTTTGCATAATTATTGTTTCTCCTATTCATTTTAAATCTTATCTAAACTATTGATAAATCGCTGTTTGCAGCCTTGTTAAGGGTAACATATTTAGCCCCAGAGTGCGAGGTGGAACGCTAACAAATACGGAAATGCACTGGTCAGAATCAGTTTGCTAAATCATCAGTTAAGGTCGCACGACTTCCAATTCCACCTTAACGTTACCACTGCATTAACAAAACCGGGCTTTAAGATCAGCACAATCTCAAAACCCGGTCACTTATTTAGTCACGCTTTTCAAAACGCCACGTTAATCATCAATAATTGGCTTATCAAAACCTTCATCCGGGAAAGTGACGGTAAAACAGGTTCCTTCATTTTCCACACTATCC from Lactiplantibacillus paraplantarum includes the following:
- a CDS encoding class I SAM-dependent methyltransferase — protein: MQRVQITGNSQRKVKDGYPLLVQDDLKDPSMKLTDGSFVALMASSQFMGYALIAKHRRQLGWVLSLDESETPTTDYFRKLFKQALVRRATSMDPQLPQRVFNADGDGLGGLAIDRYQDYYVFTWYAEGVYQQREMLYAAFEAATDHQFKGIYAKLRFNVEEANLKSQLVTGAAAPEPLLVTEGAVTYPLHLADDLTTGLLLDMRPIREWLAGAELQGKTVLNLFSQENGVTAAAAVAGAAKTISIETSKKGAKETADQLAVNNIDPDKQEIRAIEVNSYLDYAQKHRLSYDVVVVTAPTFARVKKQKFQVATDLTDLLTATLPVVRRDGQLVIATTANNFSMKKFKAAVTAAFVGSDRHFTLSETFRLPADFVTRKAYLASNYLKVLVLTLDK